From Streptomyces sp. NBC_01426, a single genomic window includes:
- a CDS encoding IclR family transcriptional regulator, which produces MSGVGVLDKASVLLDIVESRPATLVQLVAHSGLSRPTTYRIAVALERLGLLTRDPQGRFVLGPRLGLLAVEARGDRLAQVCGPVLAELSERTGLDARLYRRRGRLQMCVASSVDRGDAPEAGAVGTARPATAGPAAQVLLAWEEPEELYEGLVRARFTAAHLALVRHRGWAYGPDPVAPGTVSYAVPVRGAGGGTTAALVLSGPAARMPRVPGRALTGSGTDAAVALGDALLRTRGDLIPAGATGS; this is translated from the coding sequence ATGAGCGGAGTCGGAGTGCTCGACAAGGCCTCCGTCCTGCTCGACATCGTGGAGAGCCGCCCGGCCACGCTCGTCCAACTGGTCGCCCACAGCGGGCTCTCCCGGCCGACCACGTACCGGATCGCGGTCGCCCTGGAGCGGCTCGGCCTGCTCACGCGCGACCCGCAGGGCCGCTTCGTGCTCGGGCCCCGGCTCGGGCTGCTCGCCGTCGAGGCGCGCGGCGACCGGCTGGCCCAGGTCTGCGGCCCGGTCCTCGCCGAGCTGTCCGAGCGGACCGGTCTGGACGCCCGGCTCTACCGCCGGCGCGGGCGGCTGCAGATGTGCGTCGCGAGCTCCGTCGACCGCGGCGACGCCCCCGAGGCGGGCGCGGTCGGAACGGCCCGCCCGGCCACCGCCGGCCCCGCCGCCCAGGTGCTGCTGGCCTGGGAGGAGCCCGAGGAACTGTACGAGGGCCTCGTCCGTGCCCGGTTCACCGCGGCGCACCTGGCCCTGGTGCGCCACCGGGGCTGGGCCTACGGCCCCGACCCCGTGGCGCCCGGCACCGTCTCGTACGCGGTCCCCGTGCGCGGCGCCGGCGGCGGTACGACCGCCGCCCTCGTGCTCTCCGGCCCCGCCGCCCGGATGCCGCGGGTGCCGGGCCGCGCCCTGACCGGTTCCGGCACCGACGCGGCCGTGGCCCTGGGTGACGCCTTGCTGCGAACCCGGGGCGATCTGATTCCGGCCGGAGCCACCGGATCCTGA
- a CDS encoding thioesterase II family protein translates to MRLGTQSIWLRRYATGATPRLRLLCLPHAGGSAGFFHSWGHAFGDDVEVLAVRYPGRQERIAEAPWTVLEELADAIAAELPPYLDVPLALFGHSMGATLGYEIALRLEQRHAVVPELLMVSCRKAPHLLTPRTAAFAGDDELLDEVRRLGGTDSALFDDEGLRDLVLPAIRADFEAVARYTARPGVPLGCPVVGYVGDSDPEITAAEVRAWSVVAPKGFDLKELPGGHFYLVEQRDALIADIRARLAPRR, encoded by the coding sequence ATGCGACTTGGCACCCAGAGCATCTGGCTGCGCAGATACGCCACCGGGGCGACGCCCCGGCTGCGACTGCTCTGCCTGCCGCACGCCGGCGGTTCGGCCGGCTTCTTCCACAGCTGGGGGCACGCCTTCGGTGACGACGTCGAAGTGCTCGCCGTGCGCTATCCGGGCCGCCAGGAACGCATCGCCGAGGCACCCTGGACCGTTCTGGAGGAACTCGCCGACGCGATCGCCGCCGAACTGCCGCCCTACCTGGACGTCCCGCTGGCCCTCTTCGGTCACAGCATGGGCGCCACCCTCGGCTACGAGATCGCGCTGCGCCTGGAGCAGCGTCACGCGGTGGTCCCCGAGCTGCTGATGGTCTCCTGCCGCAAGGCCCCGCACCTGCTCACCCCGCGCACCGCCGCCTTCGCCGGCGACGACGAGCTCCTCGACGAGGTCCGCCGGCTGGGCGGCACCGACTCCGCGCTGTTCGACGACGAGGGCCTGCGCGACCTGGTGCTCCCCGCCATCCGCGCCGACTTCGAAGCGGTCGCCCGCTACACCGCGCGCCCCGGCGTCCCGCTCGGCTGCCCGGTGGTCGGGTACGTCGGCGACAGCGACCCGGAGATCACCGCCGCCGAGGTCCGAGCCTGGTCGGTCGTCGCGCCGAAGGGCTTCGACCTGAAGGAACTGCCCGGCGGCCACTTCTACCTCGTCGAGCAGCGCGACGCGCTCATCGCCGACATCCGCGCACGGCTGGCCCCGAGACGGTGA
- a CDS encoding acyl carrier protein, producing the protein MNVTTATRDERLETIKVIVCDILEIEEDEVSEVSLFKEDHNADSLRAIEILAALEKEFRVVINQSELPRMVNLKGVYEVVSEPANW; encoded by the coding sequence ATGAACGTGACGACTGCTACGCGCGACGAGCGTCTGGAAACCATCAAGGTAATTGTCTGCGACATTCTCGAAATCGAGGAGGACGAGGTCAGCGAGGTCAGCCTTTTCAAGGAGGACCACAATGCCGACTCGCTCCGCGCCATCGAGATCCTCGCGGCCCTTGAGAAGGAGTTCCGCGTCGTCATCAACCAGAGCGAGCTGCCTCGCATGGTGAACCTCAAGGGCGTCTACGAGGTCGTGTCCGAGCCGGCCAACTGGTAG
- a CDS encoding helix-turn-helix transcriptional regulator — MEQTLLQARALIESTVSLHRRRPDPGPAAAHTDVAVLGEAVADLVLGARHSVCLAITGKDAFGRIARESLAMLDSGPVVRLLCAPEVADGSLCQLTRTPGARFEVRVSEAELRDIVVVDGAAALVRATAGNAKGQATQVNDPAAVRALELLFAGAWSRGRKLDDHLALSPRLRSELTRRILERLRDGYTDDAAARDLNVSLRTYRRHVAEIMRELGANSRFQAGVRAVELGLLSE; from the coding sequence GTGGAACAGACCTTGCTGCAGGCACGGGCGCTGATCGAATCCACCGTCTCCCTCCACCGCAGGCGCCCGGACCCGGGACCCGCGGCGGCGCACACCGACGTCGCCGTGCTCGGCGAGGCCGTGGCCGACCTCGTGCTCGGGGCCCGGCACTCGGTCTGCCTCGCGATCACCGGGAAGGACGCCTTCGGCCGCATCGCGCGCGAGTCACTGGCCATGCTGGACTCCGGTCCCGTCGTACGGCTCCTGTGCGCCCCCGAGGTCGCGGACGGGTCGCTGTGCCAGTTGACCCGGACGCCCGGGGCCCGGTTCGAGGTCCGGGTCTCCGAGGCCGAGTTACGCGACATCGTCGTCGTCGACGGCGCGGCCGCGCTGGTCCGCGCGACCGCCGGGAACGCCAAGGGCCAGGCAACGCAGGTCAATGACCCCGCCGCGGTGCGAGCCCTTGAACTCCTCTTCGCCGGCGCCTGGTCCCGGGGCCGCAAGCTCGACGACCACCTGGCGCTCAGCCCCCGGCTGCGCAGCGAACTCACCCGCAGGATCCTGGAGCGGCTGCGGGACGGCTACACGGACGACGCCGCCGCACGCGACCTGAACGTGTCGCTGCGCACCTACCGGCGCCACGTCGCCGAGATCATGCGTGAACTCGGCGCCAACTCCCGCTTCCAGGCGGGTGTGCGGGCGGTGGAACTGGGACTTCTCTCGGAATAG
- a CDS encoding 4'-phosphopantetheinyl transferase family protein, with translation MTTTHTGIEQHDSAPLFETTDALVWWWRIPTGRYRERDRGLLDSAELNRVQQMKSTQAQVEFITCRAAVRKALSGVFHVPATDISIGRNPCPGCGSAEHGPPALRHPATPWSISVAHTSGLGVLALSPFQVGIDVERIRELDVEQLDAPVLTPAERRAVRAMPEGPSRATAFLRCWTRKEAVLKAVGIGITTDLTALETRSWAPGPAHITLSALGSPTTWRVADVLAPAGWTAALALPRGAERPPSVRRL, from the coding sequence GTGACCACAACCCACACCGGGATCGAGCAGCACGACTCCGCGCCACTGTTCGAAACCACCGACGCCCTGGTGTGGTGGTGGCGGATTCCGACGGGGCGGTACCGCGAGCGCGACCGCGGGCTTCTGGACAGTGCAGAGTTGAACCGAGTTCAACAAATGAAATCCACTCAGGCGCAGGTGGAGTTCATCACCTGCCGCGCGGCCGTGCGAAAGGCCCTTTCCGGGGTATTTCACGTACCGGCCACCGATATATCCATAGGGCGAAACCCGTGCCCCGGCTGTGGCAGTGCGGAACACGGCCCGCCCGCCCTGCGTCATCCGGCGACACCCTGGTCGATCAGCGTCGCGCACACGAGCGGTCTGGGCGTGCTGGCGCTCTCCCCCTTCCAGGTGGGCATCGACGTCGAGCGGATCCGTGAGCTCGACGTCGAACAGCTCGACGCCCCCGTGCTGACCCCGGCCGAACGCCGGGCCGTACGCGCCATGCCCGAAGGGCCTTCCCGCGCCACGGCCTTCCTCCGCTGTTGGACCCGCAAGGAAGCCGTGCTCAAGGCCGTCGGAATCGGCATCACCACGGACCTGACCGCATTGGAGACCCGATCCTGGGCTCCCGGCCCCGCTCACATCACCCTGTCCGCGCTCGGCTCCCCCACCACGTGGCGGGTGGCGGACGTCCTGGCTCCGGCCGGATGGACCGCCGCGCTCGCCCTGCCCCGCGGCGCCGAACGCCCGCCGTCGGTACGCCGGCTCTGA
- a CDS encoding non-ribosomal peptide synthetase yields the protein MNPPDNLTDLLLYAARRHPESGLRHCQGSTDAGFQDRTHPELLAEARRILTGLRSRGLRPGDRVVLVLERPQEFLPAFWATVLGGFVPCPMAAPSTDPERWAARLDHVGHLLGAPLTVTTGSLADSLPRPPGLSVVALEDLYGAEAGELHGAAPEDTAILMLTSGSTGGSKAVMLTHGNLLASMAAKNGHHRLGPADTTLNWVSFDHVAALLECHLLPLYAGSTQVHAPAGAVLADPLEFLRLVSRHDVTMTFTPNFLLGLINTAADRFVASGEPLDLSRLRHIVSGGEAVVVATGETFLDHFAPYGLAGDALWPAFGMTETCAGSVYSRKAFPEADRGAEFANLGTAVAGLRMRVVDGSDRTLPEGTVGEVQFTGPMITPGYHNDPRATADAFTADGWFRSGDLGRIDDGRLTLAGRSKDSVIVNGVNHFSHDIEAALEQLDGVARSYVAAFPTRPTGSDTEQLVIAFHPDLPDGDEAALHRVLTAIRSTVVMHWGFRPSLVLPLPREDFPKTSLGKIQRALMRTRLEAGAYEAPRRAAADLTLRMLGGHTPPEGATEQILAEIYGEMFDADPATISATASFFDLGGTSLDILRLRAKVMQRLGVTGLEVITVLTAPTVRALAARLAAEAGSDSRPYDPLVPMQTSGAKTPLFCVHPGVGEVLVFVNLARYFTGDRPFHALRARGFNEGEKPFVSFEQMVDCYVDAIRATQPHGPYAVAGYSYGAAVAFEIAKILEAQGERVDFVGSFNLPPHIKYRMNELDFVDTAANLAFFLDLLDKKQATELPDALRHLSREAQVAHLIEIAPRERLAELDLDTASFGAWADLANTLTDLGRGYEPSGAVRSMSVFHATPLHGTREAWLDNELRRWDEHTTEPNRYLEVPGEHYTLMGPRHVAAFQAILRRELDRAMAEADAGRARR from the coding sequence GTGAACCCACCGGACAATCTCACCGACCTGCTGCTGTACGCCGCCCGCCGGCACCCGGAGTCGGGGCTGCGCCACTGCCAGGGCTCGACCGACGCCGGCTTCCAGGACCGGACCCACCCCGAACTCCTCGCCGAAGCCCGCCGGATCCTGACCGGGCTGCGCTCCCGGGGGCTGCGCCCCGGGGACCGCGTGGTGCTGGTCCTGGAGCGCCCCCAGGAGTTCCTGCCCGCCTTCTGGGCCACCGTCCTCGGCGGCTTCGTTCCCTGCCCGATGGCCGCGCCGAGCACCGACCCGGAACGCTGGGCCGCCCGGCTCGACCACGTGGGCCACCTGTTGGGCGCCCCGCTGACCGTCACCACGGGCTCCCTCGCCGACTCCCTCCCGCGGCCCCCCGGCCTGTCGGTGGTCGCCCTGGAGGACCTGTACGGAGCGGAGGCCGGCGAACTGCACGGCGCGGCGCCCGAGGACACCGCGATCCTGATGCTGACCTCGGGTTCGACCGGCGGCTCCAAGGCCGTGATGCTCACCCACGGCAACCTGCTCGCCTCCATGGCCGCCAAGAACGGACACCACCGGCTCGGCCCCGCCGACACCACGCTGAACTGGGTCTCCTTCGACCACGTGGCCGCGCTCCTGGAATGCCACCTGCTGCCCCTGTACGCCGGCAGCACGCAGGTGCACGCACCCGCCGGCGCGGTGCTCGCCGACCCGCTGGAGTTCCTGCGGCTGGTCTCCCGGCACGACGTGACGATGACCTTCACCCCCAACTTCCTGCTGGGGCTGATCAACACGGCCGCCGACCGGTTCGTCGCCTCCGGCGAGCCGCTCGACCTCAGCCGGCTGCGGCACATCGTCAGCGGCGGCGAAGCCGTGGTCGTCGCCACCGGGGAAACGTTCCTCGACCACTTCGCCCCGTACGGCCTCGCCGGGGACGCCCTGTGGCCGGCGTTCGGGATGACCGAGACCTGCGCCGGCAGCGTCTACTCCCGCAAGGCCTTCCCCGAGGCCGACCGCGGCGCGGAGTTCGCGAACCTGGGCACCGCCGTCGCGGGGTTGCGCATGCGCGTCGTGGACGGGTCGGACCGGACGCTGCCCGAGGGCACGGTGGGCGAGGTCCAGTTCACCGGCCCCATGATCACCCCCGGCTACCACAACGACCCGCGGGCCACCGCGGACGCCTTCACCGCCGACGGCTGGTTCCGCAGCGGCGACCTGGGCCGCATCGACGACGGGCGCCTGACGCTGGCCGGCCGGAGCAAGGACAGCGTCATCGTCAACGGCGTCAACCACTTCAGCCACGACATCGAGGCCGCCCTCGAACAGCTCGACGGTGTCGCCCGCTCCTACGTCGCGGCCTTCCCCACCCGCCCGACCGGCAGCGACACCGAGCAGCTCGTGATCGCCTTCCACCCCGACCTTCCCGACGGGGACGAGGCCGCCCTGCACCGGGTGCTCACCGCCATCCGCAGCACCGTGGTCATGCACTGGGGCTTCCGCCCGTCCCTGGTCCTGCCGCTGCCCCGCGAGGACTTCCCCAAGACCAGCCTCGGCAAGATCCAGCGGGCCCTGATGCGCACCCGGCTGGAGGCGGGCGCGTACGAGGCCCCGCGACGGGCCGCAGCCGACCTGACCCTGCGCATGCTCGGCGGCCACACCCCACCCGAGGGCGCCACCGAGCAGATCCTCGCCGAGATCTACGGCGAGATGTTCGACGCCGACCCGGCCACCATCAGCGCCACCGCGAGCTTCTTCGACCTCGGCGGCACCTCGCTCGACATCCTGCGGCTGCGCGCCAAGGTGATGCAGCGGCTCGGCGTCACGGGTCTGGAGGTCATCACCGTGCTGACCGCGCCGACGGTCCGCGCCCTGGCCGCCCGGCTGGCCGCGGAGGCCGGGTCCGACTCCCGCCCGTACGACCCGCTGGTCCCCATGCAGACCAGCGGCGCCAAGACCCCCCTGTTCTGCGTCCACCCCGGGGTCGGCGAGGTCCTCGTCTTCGTGAACCTCGCCCGGTACTTCACGGGTGACCGACCCTTCCACGCCCTGCGCGCCCGCGGATTCAACGAGGGTGAGAAGCCCTTCGTCTCCTTCGAGCAGATGGTCGACTGCTACGTGGACGCCATCCGGGCCACGCAGCCGCACGGCCCGTACGCCGTGGCCGGCTACTCGTACGGCGCCGCCGTCGCCTTCGAGATCGCCAAGATCCTCGAAGCACAGGGCGAGCGCGTCGACTTCGTCGGCAGCTTCAACCTGCCGCCGCACATCAAGTACCGCATGAACGAACTGGACTTCGTGGACACCGCGGCGAACCTGGCGTTCTTCCTGGACCTGCTGGACAAGAAGCAGGCGACCGAGCTGCCGGACGCCCTGCGGCACCTGTCGCGGGAGGCCCAGGTGGCCCACCTCATCGAGATCGCCCCCCGGGAGCGGCTCGCCGAACTCGACTTGGACACGGCGTCGTTCGGCGCGTGGGCCGACCTGGCCAACACACTGACCGATCTGGGCCGCGGCTACGAACCGAGCGGCGCGGTGCGGTCGATGAGCGTCTTCCACGCTACGCCGCTGCACGGCACCCGGGAGGCCTGGCTCGACAACGAGCTGCGCCGCTGGGACGAGCACACCACCGAACCCAACCGGTACCTGGAGGTGCCGGGCGAGCACTACACCCTGATGGGCCCCCGCCACGTGGCGGCCTTCCAGGCGATTCTGCGACGGGAACTGGACCGCGCGATGGCCGAGGCCGACGCCGGCAGGGCCCGGCGGTAG
- a CDS encoding beta-ketoacyl-[acyl-carrier-protein] synthase family protein: MMSRPIIGMGVVAATGSGVGELFENLCRGVSGRAELRGFDRTRFRARHAYEVDDRPAVGEDVPARAGRLLHEAIAQAAADAGLGQDLGGIPILVGTGLRELRSFELWWRDGSPFADSGLHFGTGLRERFNADVTHTFSNACSASLYALALGCDLLSQEGEDAPDTVIVAGVDVLTESMYGLLERVHPTPPDRVRPFDRNRTGVLMGDGAAAIVLRRDDAGAPQVHGRLRGVAVNCDAYHVTAPSPEGIAEAMRAAHRLAGVKPSDVDLVMLHGTGTLLNDEAEATALADVLGEDAEGPLMTAVKSMTGHTSGASGLINLIVGLQALNEGRVPPTVGLDEPVEEAAPFRFVTRQAVTDQPLKVAQLNAFGFGGINAVAIVEGPR, from the coding sequence ATGATGAGCCGTCCCATCATCGGGATGGGCGTCGTCGCCGCCACCGGCTCCGGTGTCGGCGAACTCTTCGAGAACCTGTGCCGGGGCGTCAGCGGACGCGCCGAACTGCGCGGCTTCGACCGCACACGGTTCCGGGCGCGGCACGCCTACGAGGTCGACGACCGACCAGCCGTCGGCGAGGACGTCCCCGCCCGCGCCGGCCGCCTCCTGCACGAGGCGATCGCCCAGGCCGCGGCCGACGCCGGCCTCGGCCAGGACCTCGGCGGGATCCCCATCCTCGTCGGCACCGGACTTCGCGAACTGCGCTCGTTCGAACTGTGGTGGCGTGACGGCTCCCCGTTCGCCGACTCCGGGCTGCACTTCGGGACCGGCCTGCGCGAGCGCTTCAACGCCGACGTCACGCACACCTTCTCCAACGCCTGCTCGGCCTCGCTGTACGCGCTCGCCCTGGGCTGCGACCTCCTGAGCCAGGAGGGCGAGGACGCGCCCGACACCGTCATCGTCGCCGGCGTCGACGTGCTGACGGAGTCGATGTACGGGCTGCTGGAGCGCGTCCACCCGACGCCCCCCGACCGGGTACGCCCCTTCGACCGCAACCGCACGGGCGTGCTGATGGGCGACGGCGCGGCCGCGATCGTGCTGCGCCGCGACGACGCCGGTGCGCCGCAGGTCCACGGCCGGCTGCGCGGCGTCGCCGTCAACTGCGACGCCTACCACGTCACCGCCCCCTCTCCCGAGGGCATAGCCGAGGCCATGCGCGCCGCCCACCGGCTGGCCGGCGTCAAGCCGTCCGACGTCGATCTGGTCATGCTGCACGGCACCGGGACCCTGCTCAACGACGAGGCGGAGGCGACCGCGCTGGCCGACGTGCTCGGCGAGGACGCCGAAGGGCCGCTGATGACGGCCGTGAAGTCCATGACCGGACACACCTCCGGGGCGTCCGGCCTGATCAACCTGATCGTGGGCCTCCAAGCGCTCAACGAGGGGCGGGTGCCCCCGACCGTGGGCCTCGACGAACCGGTCGAGGAGGCCGCGCCGTTCCGCTTCGTCACCCGGCAGGCGGTCACCGACCAGCCGCTGAAGGTGGCACAGCTCAACGCCTTCGGATTCGGCGGCATCAACGCCGTGGCCATAGTGGAGGGCCCCCGATGA
- a CDS encoding LuxR family transcriptional regulator codes for MAKGPEDELEHALLEVRALIESTVAIHRDRSTRAQQIATVDGGYGPVLHAAATLIRGAVQTIDIVHARLPGAEEMSGRSERAERKLIYTAAEGVSVRLLTSLSMVDEDFVREQLGLERPVAIRVARVPPLQALLVDGSAALVVAESAAGVRASTIRAPEVLHTLGTLFESVWRNAVPAGERIVFGDRDRAALARQILGALRAGVTDEVAARELTVSVRTYRRHVAEVMALLGAQSRFQAGVRAAELGLLPPAGAPTSGGGTRF; via the coding sequence GTGGCCAAAGGGCCTGAGGACGAACTGGAACATGCCCTCCTGGAAGTACGGGCCCTGATCGAGTCGACGGTGGCCATCCACCGCGACCGCAGCACCAGGGCGCAGCAGATCGCCACCGTCGACGGTGGTTACGGACCGGTGCTGCACGCCGCGGCGACCCTCATCCGGGGGGCCGTGCAGACCATCGACATCGTGCACGCCCGGCTGCCGGGAGCCGAGGAGATGTCGGGACGCAGCGAGCGGGCCGAACGGAAACTGATCTACACGGCGGCCGAGGGGGTCTCGGTCCGGCTGCTGACCAGCCTGTCCATGGTCGACGAGGACTTCGTACGCGAACAACTGGGCCTGGAGCGCCCGGTGGCGATCCGGGTGGCCCGGGTCCCCCCGCTCCAGGCGCTGCTGGTGGACGGCAGCGCCGCCCTCGTGGTGGCCGAGTCGGCGGCCGGCGTACGAGCCTCCACGATCCGGGCTCCCGAGGTCCTGCACACCCTCGGGACGCTCTTCGAGAGCGTCTGGCGCAACGCCGTGCCCGCCGGCGAGCGCATCGTCTTCGGCGACCGCGACCGGGCCGCGCTCGCCCGGCAGATCCTCGGCGCACTGCGCGCGGGCGTCACCGACGAGGTGGCCGCCCGCGAACTCACCGTCTCGGTGCGCACCTACCGGCGCCACGTCGCGGAGGTCATGGCGCTCCTCGGCGCCCAGTCCCGCTTCCAGGCCGGCGTCAGGGCGGCGGAGCTGGGGCTCCTGCCACCGGCGGGGGCGCCGACGAGCGGCGGCGGAACCCGGTTCTGA
- a CDS encoding beta-ketoacyl-[acyl-carrier-protein] synthase family protein: protein MTAAERGTGRIRPERHRVVLTGLGVVSSIGLGAKEFLQGLREGRSGARPISVFDTEGFAHANGCEITDFDPREWISTLDVEQLGRAAQFSAAAARMALEDSGLDLTLLRTRRGLISIGTTDGESYDLDQLVAGELAEGVGSFDPTAARRVPAGRLSVAIAQELGLTDVEALTIPTACSAGNYAIGYGFDAVSSGEAEFAFCGGADAMCRKTFTGFYRLGTIAPDRCQPFDIDRKGILTGEGAGVLVLERLDSALERGATIYAEVLGYGLNCDAHHQVAPDRDSVAELMRLALDNAGVEPHEVDLISAHGTGTKANDITEAGAIRQVFGDAPPRTVSMKSMLGHSMGAASALGAIGCALAIQNRFIPPTINHVTTDPECDVDCVPNQAVEADLRIVQNNGLAFGGNNAAVLLGRYDAIKEAS from the coding sequence ATGACGGCGGCAGAACGTGGCACCGGCCGGATCCGGCCGGAGCGGCACCGGGTGGTCCTCACCGGGTTGGGAGTGGTCTCGAGCATCGGACTCGGCGCGAAGGAGTTCCTCCAGGGACTTCGTGAAGGCCGCAGCGGTGCCCGGCCCATCTCCGTGTTCGACACGGAGGGCTTCGCCCACGCGAACGGGTGCGAGATCACGGATTTCGACCCGCGGGAATGGATCAGCACGCTGGACGTGGAACAGCTCGGCAGGGCCGCGCAGTTCTCGGCGGCGGCCGCCCGGATGGCCCTGGAGGACTCGGGACTCGATCTGACGCTGTTGCGCACCCGGCGTGGGCTGATCTCGATCGGCACCACCGACGGCGAGAGCTACGACCTCGACCAACTGGTCGCGGGGGAACTCGCCGAGGGTGTGGGCTCCTTCGACCCCACGGCCGCCCGGCGCGTGCCGGCCGGGCGGCTGTCGGTCGCCATCGCCCAGGAACTGGGCCTGACCGACGTGGAGGCGCTCACCATCCCGACGGCCTGCTCGGCGGGCAACTACGCCATCGGGTACGGCTTCGACGCCGTCAGCTCGGGCGAGGCGGAGTTCGCCTTCTGCGGCGGTGCGGACGCGATGTGTCGCAAGACCTTCACGGGCTTCTACCGGCTGGGCACCATCGCCCCGGACCGCTGCCAGCCCTTCGACATCGACCGCAAGGGCATCCTCACCGGCGAGGGCGCGGGCGTCCTGGTCCTGGAGCGGCTGGACTCCGCCCTGGAGCGCGGTGCCACCATCTACGCCGAGGTCCTCGGCTACGGGCTCAACTGCGACGCCCACCACCAGGTCGCACCCGACCGGGACAGCGTCGCCGAACTGATGCGGCTCGCCCTGGACAACGCGGGTGTCGAACCGCACGAGGTGGACCTCATCTCGGCGCACGGCACGGGCACCAAGGCCAACGACATCACCGAGGCGGGCGCCATCCGCCAGGTCTTCGGAGACGCGCCTCCCCGCACCGTCTCCATGAAGTCGATGCTCGGCCACAGCATGGGCGCCGCCAGCGCCCTCGGGGCGATCGGCTGCGCCCTCGCCATCCAGAACCGCTTCATTCCCCCCACCATCAACCATGTCACCACCGACCCCGAGTGCGATGTCGACTGCGTGCCGAACCAGGCCGTCGAGGCCGACCTGAGGATCGTTCAGAACAACGGTCTCGCCTTCGGAGGCAACAACGCGGCGGTCCTGCTCGGCCGGTACGACGCGATCAAGGAGGCGTCATGA
- a CDS encoding ACP S-malonyltransferase: MDRIPIGLVFPGQGTQKSKMGEPWRETPSWELTGEISEVTGEDLAELLLRTPDEQLRRTDLAQLAVFTVALVAHAEAVRRDAFGGRVVACAGHSLGEYAALTAAGALPLRAAAALVAARGRAMRGAAEERPGTMGVLVAAPVDEVTALTDRVRAGGADVWVANVNAPGQTVVSGSAEGIDRIEAEAPSIGAKMIRLQVGGAFHSPYMDPAADRLRIALKNTAFAAAHLPVVANADADVHTGADDWPELATRQLTSPVLWEPSVRTLVGPLGCRRLVELGPGRTLAGLIRRIAPDTEVVSLDGPAAMD, translated from the coding sequence ATGGATCGGATACCGATTGGTCTGGTGTTCCCGGGTCAGGGAACACAGAAGTCGAAAATGGGTGAGCCCTGGCGGGAAACGCCGTCCTGGGAACTCACCGGAGAAATCTCCGAGGTCACCGGAGAAGACCTCGCCGAGTTGCTGCTGCGCACCCCGGACGAGCAACTGCGGCGTACGGACCTGGCGCAACTCGCCGTGTTCACGGTGGCCCTCGTCGCCCACGCCGAAGCGGTTCGCCGCGACGCGTTCGGCGGACGGGTGGTCGCCTGCGCCGGCCACAGCCTCGGCGAGTACGCGGCGCTGACCGCAGCCGGTGCCCTTCCCCTGCGCGCGGCGGCCGCCCTGGTCGCGGCCCGCGGCCGGGCCATGCGCGGGGCCGCCGAGGAGCGGCCGGGCACCATGGGCGTCCTCGTCGCCGCCCCCGTCGACGAGGTCACCGCCCTCACCGACCGGGTCCGCGCGGGCGGCGCCGACGTATGGGTCGCCAATGTCAACGCCCCCGGCCAGACCGTCGTCTCCGGTTCCGCCGAGGGCATCGACCGCATCGAGGCCGAGGCTCCCTCGATCGGCGCCAAGATGATCCGGCTCCAGGTCGGCGGGGCCTTCCACAGCCCGTACATGGACCCCGCCGCCGACCGCCTGCGGATCGCCCTGAAGAACACCGCCTTCGCCGCCGCGCACCTGCCGGTGGTGGCCAACGCCGACGCCGACGTCCACACGGGCGCCGACGACTGGCCCGAGCTCGCGACCCGTCAGCTCACCTCACCGGTGCTGTGGGAGCCGAGCGTACGCACCCTCGTCGGCCCGCTCGGCTGCCGCCGGCTGGTCGAGCTCGGCCCCGGGCGCACCCTGGCGGGACTGATCCGCCGGATCGCCCCGGACACCGAAGTGGTGTCCCTGGACGGTCCGGCGGCCATGGACTGA